The genomic interval GATGTCTGTGTCGGTGTCGTAGTTGGTCACGACCAGGACTTTTGGCGGGTTATCGATGTTTCGCTTGATGGCTGCGGTGGCGTCTGCGCCTGTGGAAACCTGGGTTCCTTGGACGCCGGGGCCGAATCGGAGGTCCATCAAGATGACGTCGATTCCGCCTTCTTGGGCTGCCTGCACCGCACCTTCGGCGGTGGAGACTTCGCCCACCACTTCAATGTCCTCGGCGCTTTCCAGCACAGCTCGGAGTCCGAGCCTCACGATTTCGTGGTCATCAGCAAGCAGCACGCGAATCATTGTTTGAACTAGGTCCTTCCCAATGGCGCACTTCGTTTCGAATGAAAATGCGCCTTCAAGAGTATCGATGAGCAGATGAATCGTACTTTAGTCTAGCCTTACTCATCGTCAGTTGGAGAACTTAGTTCAACCTCGCCTGTAGCACTTGAGTCCGAATCTGCCAAAACCGGCGCCCCGACAAACCCCTCTGGTGGCTCCACCGGCAATGCTGCAGATACCGCAGTACCCTGCCCATATGCAGATTCCACTATAACTTCGCCGTGCAATTCCATCGCACGCTGCTGCAATGCGGTTAAGCCGATATGGCCAAGGCCAGCGGGGGTACTGGACACTTCCGAAGGCTCAAAACCCACACCGTCATCAACCACATCAAGGCGTACTTCTGTGTCTTCGTAGGTTAGTGTCACGTGGCAGTTTTTCGCCTCTGAATGTTTCGCCACATTTCCGATCGCACCTTGAGCAATTCGCAGAAGGGTGGCTTCAGTTTTCATGGGCAGTTGGCGAACATCACCGTCGACAGAAATCACAAAATTAATACCCAACAACGGTTCTGTGACGCGGTGAAGTGCTGCTTCCAAGGAGGTTTTAGACAGCGCTGCCGGTTGCAACGCCGCAATCATCGCGCGAGCCTCACTGAGATTGTCGGAGGCTGTTTGTCGGGCAAGGCGCATCTTCTTCACGATCGCCTCCTTTGGCTTCTCTTCCATCTCAGCAACGAGAATCTCCTGTTCAGAGACATGCAGCAGCATTTGAATGGAGGAGAGTCCCTGGGCGACCGTGTCATGAATTTCATGCGCAATACGTTGACGTTCCGCAGCAATACCCGCATTTCGTTCCGTCACCGCCAGCTGGGAGCGAGTTTCAATCAACTGATCAATCAATTCCTGCTTTTCATTATTCACCCGCCACAACGTGCGGAACGCGTAATCAATAGCCACGGTCACGATCGCAGAGACCACCGGACCCATCACACCACCAAAGGTCAACCCCACGGAATACTGGCTGGCAATCGCAATCGCTGTCGCACCCAAAATCGCAATAATGCCTCTCACGTCAGGCATCACCTGTAGATAGAGGAAAAACAGCGGGAACAGCAGATAAATGGACACGGGCACGATCGGCACCATAAAAATCCACACCAGCGTCAGCACAAACAGCCAGCCCAGCTGCATGCCGTGGCTCAAATCTACGCGTTTGGTTGATCCATAGAAGTACAGAAAACCCCACACAAACAACAGCACGCACGACAGCGCAAACATCGGCAGCGTCAGGCGGGCGGAAGCTCCCAACCCCACGACCAGCAGCGAGGCTGTCAAAATGTGGATACTGTTGCGATAGCTCATCGCGCCCGGTTGATTCCCCTTCTTCACAAGGGTTTCAACATCGAGCTCATTGCGTCCGGTTTCCGACACACGATCTAGGCTTGACTGCATGCGTCGTACATTACCTACTATCCTCGCTGCTTCCATCATGCTCACCGCTTGTACCCCGGCGGAACCTGAAGCAACCCCAGAGACCACCACCGAGGCAGCCCCGGAAGTAATTACTGACGGCCTTCCCATCGACGCGATGCCCGCGGTCGAACGCACCGCACAAACCGCATGCCCCTACCTGGGCACCGACTGGGTCGCCGATACCAACGGCCAGCGCGTCACGGGTTACGGCACAGACGAACGCTTTTCGACGCCCTCCTGCGTTTTTTACTCCTACCCCGAAGAACCACAACTCACGGTGATTGTCCGCGATATGGCCACCACGGATGACGCTATCGCGGTAGTGGATTGGGCAGCCCCCATCGATTCCACTGAGCCCGCTGAGGAACCCGCAGGGTGGTCCGGTGGCCGCCGAGGTGGAAACGATACTTCAGGCGCACTCTACGC from Corynebacterium glutamicum ATCC 13032 carries:
- a CDS encoding sensor histidine kinase translates to MQSSLDRVSETGRNELDVETLVKKGNQPGAMSYRNSIHILTASLLVVGLGASARLTLPMFALSCVLLFVWGFLYFYGSTKRVDLSHGMQLGWLFVLTLVWIFMVPIVPVSIYLLFPLFFLYLQVMPDVRGIIAILGATAIAIASQYSVGLTFGGVMGPVVSAIVTVAIDYAFRTLWRVNNEKQELIDQLIETRSQLAVTERNAGIAAERQRIAHEIHDTVAQGLSSIQMLLHVSEQEILVAEMEEKPKEAIVKKMRLARQTASDNLSEARAMIAALQPAALSKTSLEAALHRVTEPLLGINFVISVDGDVRQLPMKTEATLLRIAQGAIGNVAKHSEAKNCHVTLTYEDTEVRLDVVDDGVGFEPSEVSSTPAGLGHIGLTALQQRAMELHGEVIVESAYGQGTAVSAALPVEPPEGFVGAPVLADSDSSATGEVELSSPTDDE
- a CDS encoding DUF2020 domain-containing protein — encoded protein: MRRTLPTILAASIMLTACTPAEPEATPETTTEAAPEVITDGLPIDAMPAVERTAQTACPYLGTDWVADTNGQRVTGYGTDERFSTPSCVFYSYPEEPQLTVIVRDMATTDDAIAVVDWAAPIDSTEPAEEPAGWSGGRRGGNDTSGALYAVQNGPTAVIVFTNQDQSLKAQLIAEEVIQNLGL